In a genomic window of Chloroflexota bacterium:
- a CDS encoding MFS transporter, whose translation MKPSKHRWFVVAVFFAFMLLHQCDKLLIGPLTSQIMETFRINEAQMGAVVTGALIVGAILYPLWGYLYDRYARSKLLALASFIWGSTTWLSAIAPTYGAFLATRATTGIDDSSYPGLYSLIADYFGPEMRGKIYGILDIAQPLGYMLGMLLALLLSGTLGWRGIYYLTGSLGVLLAAVIFFGVREVPRGKAEPELRDLERIGVYRFDLQTALGLFKKRSLILLFTQGFFGVFPWNVITYWFFRYLETERGYSSAAVFTTMSIAVLVLASGYFVGGAAGDFFFKRTPRGRALVAMTGVLAGAIMLVVTLAVPVENQGLFLVLLSITALFIPIAAPNVISIVYDITLPEVRSSALAVQYFIESAGAALAPLMAGLIAVRSSLHNAILLICVSAWVLCAIFFAVVAYLVPHDIATLRGQLRERAERERALQAG comes from the coding sequence ATGAAACCTTCCAAACACCGCTGGTTCGTAGTCGCTGTTTTCTTCGCCTTTATGTTGCTCCACCAGTGCGACAAACTGCTCATCGGGCCGCTGACCAGCCAGATCATGGAGACCTTCCGGATCAACGAGGCGCAGATGGGGGCAGTAGTCACCGGCGCGCTCATCGTTGGGGCCATCCTCTACCCGCTGTGGGGCTATCTTTATGATCGTTATGCGCGGTCGAAATTGCTCGCTTTGGCCTCGTTCATCTGGGGCTCGACTACCTGGCTGAGCGCCATCGCCCCCACCTACGGCGCTTTCCTGGCCACCCGCGCCACCACAGGGATTGACGACTCCTCCTATCCGGGCTTGTACAGCCTGATCGCCGACTATTTCGGCCCCGAGATGCGTGGCAAGATCTACGGGATCTTGGATATCGCCCAGCCCCTCGGCTATATGTTGGGTATGTTGCTGGCCCTCCTGCTGAGCGGCACGTTGGGCTGGCGCGGCATCTATTACCTCACCGGGTCGCTCGGTGTGCTGCTCGCGGCGGTGATTTTCTTCGGGGTGCGCGAAGTGCCGCGCGGCAAAGCCGAGCCGGAACTGCGCGACCTGGAACGCATAGGGGTTTACCGCTTTGACCTGCAGACCGCGCTGGGGTTATTCAAGAAACGCAGCCTGATCCTGCTCTTCACCCAGGGGTTCTTCGGCGTCTTTCCGTGGAACGTAATCACCTACTGGTTTTTCCGCTACCTGGAGACAGAGCGGGGCTATTCCAGCGCTGCGGTCTTCACTACGATGTCCATCGCGGTGTTGGTGCTCGCCTCCGGGTATTTTGTGGGCGGGGCAGCGGGCGATTTCTTCTTCAAGCGCACCCCACGCGGGCGAGCCCTGGTGGCGATGACCGGGGTCCTGGCTGGGGCCATTATGCTGGTGGTCACGCTCGCCGTTCCGGTGGAGAACCAGGGGCTGTTTCTGGTGCTATTGAGCATCACCGCCCTGTTCATTCCCATCGCTGCGCCAAATGTCATTTCCATTGTCTATGACATCACGCTGCCGGAGGTGCGCAGCAGTGCCCTGGCGGTGCAGTACTTCATCGAGTCGGCGGGGGCAGCCTTAGCGCCGCTGATGGCGGGTCTTATCGCCGTGCGCTCTTCTTTACATAACGCCATCCTGCTCATCTGTGTCTCGGCCTGGGTGTTATGTGCTATCTTCTTCGCCGTGGTCGCCTATCTGGTGCCGCACGACATTGCCACATTGCGCGGCCAGTTGCGCGAACGGGCAGAGCGGGAGCGAGCGCTGCAGGCGGGGTAG
- a CDS encoding nucleotidyltransferase domain-containing protein — MKRLEDIALTPNQHQALAELRRRLFEEFEIEALILYGSVARGEADEESDFDLLVLTTHPLARPARHKITDVVFEVNLRYDTNFSTLVIDRRSWEIGAVAVLPLRHEIIKDGIPL; from the coding sequence GTGAAGCGGCTTGAGGATATTGCTCTGACACCGAACCAGCATCAGGCTTTGGCAGAATTACGACGTAGGTTGTTCGAAGAGTTCGAGATTGAGGCCCTGATTTTGTATGGATCGGTTGCACGTGGGGAGGCGGATGAAGAATCCGATTTCGATTTGCTCGTCTTAACCACGCATCCGCTGGCGCGTCCTGCCCGCCATAAGATCACCGATGTGGTCTTTGAAGTGAATCTACGCTATGACACGAACTTCAGCACTTTAGTCATTGACCGCCGCTCGTGGGAAATAGGTGCGGTTGCGGTGCTGCCCCTCCGACACGAAATCATCAAGGATGGCATCCCACTATGA
- a CDS encoding nucleotidyltransferase domain-containing protein, with protein MRKDMIPALERLKKILAADPRILAAFLYGSQVEGCAMPHSDVDVAVLFTAEAAPTITGRDVARLEAKLIEATGLPVEVVHLNRASLLLQHRAISGISLFERDPIAVSDFIEGVLKARRATAYRRNRRLQEFFGTASRD; from the coding sequence ATGCGCAAAGATATGATCCCGGCACTGGAAAGGCTCAAGAAGATACTTGCTGCCGATCCACGGATCCTGGCTGCCTTTCTCTACGGCTCACAGGTCGAAGGCTGTGCCATGCCTCATAGCGACGTGGATGTGGCGGTACTATTCACTGCGGAGGCGGCCCCAACGATCACTGGACGCGATGTGGCGCGCCTGGAAGCGAAATTGATTGAGGCGACCGGTCTGCCGGTGGAAGTGGTTCACCTGAATCGGGCCAGCCTTTTGCTGCAGCATCGCGCCATCAGCGGCATCAGCCTTTTCGAGCGTGATCCGATCGCCGTGTCTGATTTCATCGAAGGCGTATTGAAAGCCAGGCGGGCCACCGCTTACCGCCGCAATCGCCGGCTGCAGGAGTTTTTCGGGACGGCGTCACGTGATTGA
- a CDS encoding HEPN domain-containing protein, producing MNAEEQRAEVVRYWWAKAKESLASAQRELEAGAYAFAVNRLYYAAFYGVSAALLERQLSFKKHSGVRAAFQREFIKSGLLDVQWGRLYDQLFEDRQEGDYVALISFDREYVETQLTRCIQFLNELRPLISLLPPEG from the coding sequence ATGAATGCTGAGGAACAGCGCGCCGAAGTAGTCCGTTATTGGTGGGCCAAAGCCAAAGAAAGCCTGGCCTCTGCCCAACGCGAACTCGAAGCCGGAGCCTATGCTTTTGCCGTGAATCGCCTCTATTATGCCGCATTTTATGGGGTGAGTGCAGCACTTTTAGAGCGTCAACTATCTTTTAAGAAGCATTCAGGAGTCCGGGCTGCTTTCCAGCGCGAGTTCATCAAGAGCGGCTTGCTAGATGTGCAGTGGGGCAGACTCTATGACCAACTTTTCGAGGATCGGCAAGAGGGAGACTATGTGGCTTTGATCTCGTTTGACCGAGAGTATGTCGAGACCCAACTGACCCGCTGCATCCAGTTCCTGAATGAACTTCGCCCTCTGATCTCCTTGCTTCCACCAGAGGGTTAA
- a CDS encoding DUF559 domain-containing protein encodes MGYSPIPIENLNPGDWVITHDGQPHCVLRTIRKRHRGLMVGIRHNLHTQMLWVTEDHQVLCQKRTLSYGAQRTWKHVPREHFPRSRELRKDMTAAEHMLWQGLRGKQLGVKFRRQHPIGPYIVDFYSWEAGLVVEVDGDSHFAPESQEYDAARTEYLEALGLNIMRVTNEDVLHHREAVLECILEATQEAAPSEDHYRQWRRAVTLKVGDIVFALPDVGESQGGVNLQPAGITSIECVESEEEVYDLEVEGAHTFLTDVCAVHNCSSEYEKRFLRYLDAQSSEYTLKQAARPLCSHGRAFSS; translated from the coding sequence GTGGGGTATTCGCCTATCCCCATCGAAAATCTCAACCCGGGGGATTGGGTGATCACCCACGATGGCCAACCTCACTGTGTGCTGCGCACCATCCGCAAGCGTCACCGGGGCCTGATGGTTGGCATCCGACACAATCTCCACACTCAAATGTTGTGGGTGACTGAGGATCATCAGGTGCTCTGCCAGAAGCGCACCCTATCCTACGGGGCCCAACGTACCTGGAAACACGTCCCTCGAGAGCATTTTCCACGCTCGCGCGAATTGCGCAAAGATATGACCGCAGCTGAACATATGCTCTGGCAAGGCCTACGAGGCAAGCAACTAGGTGTAAAATTCCGCCGTCAACATCCCATTGGGCCTTACATTGTGGACTTCTACTCTTGGGAAGCCGGCCTTGTAGTCGAGGTGGATGGCGATTCCCATTTTGCTCCAGAAAGCCAGGAATACGATGCCGCGCGAACAGAATATCTCGAAGCCCTTGGCCTAAACATTATGCGCGTCACGAACGAGGACGTTCTCCATCACCGCGAAGCCGTTTTGGAGTGTATCCTGGAGGCCACGCAGGAAGCGGCGCCGTCCGAGGATCACTACCGCCAATGGCGCCGTGCAGTCACCCTGAAGGTAGGGGACATCGTCTTCGCCCTCCCCGATGTCGGGGAGAGTCAGGGTGGGGTCAATCTACAGCCAGCGGGAATCACCTCCATTGAATGTGTGGAAAGCGAGGAAGAAGTCTATGATCTGGAGGTCGAAGGGGCACATACCTTCCTCACCGACGTCTGTGCTGTGCACAACTGCAGCTCCGAATATGAGAAACGGTTCTTGCGCTATCTCGACGCGCAAAGTAGCGAGTATACTCTCAAGCAAGCAGCCCGTCCGCTGTGTAGCCATGGACGGGCTTTCTCATCTTGA
- a CDS encoding tetratricopeptide repeat protein, protein MGFLDRLLGKGKTKGAPGTQPEVSPARRLPGSADERALQLWESVKKLGVSEADRRKAVAMCTEILGLLDPNTTSLHVGVVFWQRGVSYRLLKNYDAALADLQQALEFGQRRGDYSLVLDSQRVMEEIRQEKRRAEIEAGGGEKADRLQAMEQQARQLWRTGPEADAAFESLFADLQDGDSDVRIAASRLLGEPPNAVRRLISIYQQDLASDPHRAHLAGRVLGRAIAKGSTELFPAEIARMKYGLDFSVIPCSCVHCGAMNLGIAVPPRAPMVPYYHQEDDKGAYAIPVLCDKCSTEFFVVWDVDPR, encoded by the coding sequence ATGGGGTTTTTGGACCGATTACTGGGGAAGGGGAAGACAAAAGGTGCGCCGGGCACACAGCCCGAGGTCTCTCCAGCGCGAAGATTGCCGGGAAGTGCCGACGAGCGGGCGCTGCAGTTGTGGGAAAGCGTCAAAAAACTCGGCGTCTCAGAGGCAGACCGCAGGAAGGCGGTGGCGATGTGCACGGAAATCCTGGGCCTGCTCGATCCGAACACGACCTCCCTGCACGTGGGCGTGGTCTTTTGGCAACGGGGCGTCTCGTACCGGCTGCTGAAGAATTACGACGCGGCACTGGCGGATCTTCAACAAGCGCTGGAATTCGGCCAACGCCGAGGGGACTACTCGCTGGTTTTGGACAGTCAGCGGGTGATGGAGGAGATCCGCCAGGAGAAGCGCCGAGCCGAGATCGAGGCCGGTGGGGGCGAAAAGGCGGACCGGCTCCAGGCGATGGAGCAGCAAGCCCGTCAACTCTGGCGCACCGGCCCCGAGGCCGATGCGGCCTTCGAGAGCCTCTTTGCCGATCTGCAGGATGGCGATTCAGACGTTCGCATCGCTGCGTCGCGCCTCCTTGGCGAGCCCCCGAATGCCGTGCGGCGGTTGATCTCCATCTACCAGCAAGACCTGGCTTCGGACCCCCATCGGGCCCATCTGGCAGGTCGGGTCCTTGGTCGTGCCATTGCCAAGGGTTCAACCGAACTTTTCCCCGCCGAGATCGCCCGGATGAAATACGGTCTGGACTTCTCCGTCATCCCCTGCTCTTGTGTGCACTGCGGGGCGATGAACTTGGGGATCGCGGTACCACCCAGGGCGCCGATGGTTCCCTACTATCACCAAGAGGATGACAAAGGCGCGTACGCCATCCCGGTGCTGTGCGACAAATGCAGCACTGAGTTCTTCGTGGTTTGGGACGTGGACCCCCGGTAG
- a CDS encoding DUF523 domain-containing protein translates to MIKILVSACLLGCRVRYDGSDAAVRSTILQEWRAEGRIIPFCPEVAAGMSIPREPAEIIGGEGGDVLVGEAIVREAGGREVTGIYLDGARRALDLARAEGVKVAVMKDGSPSCGRGFIYDGSFTGVKKRGRGVTVAILERAGVRVFSEAEIEKAAEWMRQSAR, encoded by the coding sequence ATGATCAAAATCCTCGTCAGTGCTTGTCTTTTGGGTTGCCGGGTGCGCTATGATGGCTCTGACGCTGCCGTGCGGAGCACGATTTTGCAAGAGTGGCGAGCCGAGGGTCGTATTATCCCGTTCTGCCCAGAAGTGGCTGCCGGCATGAGCATCCCCAGGGAGCCGGCGGAGATCATTGGCGGAGAGGGCGGGGATGTCCTCGTCGGCGAGGCGATTGTGCGAGAGGCGGGCGGGAGAGAGGTAACGGGTATCTACTTGGATGGGGCGAGGCGGGCGCTCGATCTGGCGAGGGCAGAGGGAGTGAAGGTGGCGGTGATGAAGGATGGCAGCCCGTCGTGCGGCAGGGGGTTCATCTACGACGGCAGTTTCACGGGAGTGAAAAAGCGTGGCCGAGGGGTGACGGTGGCGATATTAGAGCGGGCGGGGGTGAGGGTGTTCAGTGAGGCGGAGATCGAGAAGGCGGCGGAGTGGATGAGGCAAAGCGCAAGGTGA
- a CDS encoding permease, whose product MDTATLILAAVAVILMAIAFWRGRGLPLAGLLAAGRMIWSNLAILLLGFVIAGLIQVLVPKELITRWLGAGAGVRGVLIGCVLGGLVPGSPYAVFPLVASLHRAGAGLGAVVGFVSAWALWSVSRLPTEIALIGPKPALVRYVITFVVPPIAGLVANAASRLV is encoded by the coding sequence ATGGATACGGCGACGCTGATTCTGGCTGCCGTGGCGGTGATACTGATGGCAATCGCCTTCTGGCGAGGACGCGGGCTACCGCTGGCCGGGCTGTTGGCTGCCGGGCGCATGATATGGTCGAACCTGGCGATCCTGTTGCTGGGCTTCGTGATCGCCGGGCTGATCCAGGTGCTGGTTCCTAAGGAACTGATCACCCGCTGGCTGGGCGCAGGGGCAGGTGTCAGAGGAGTGCTTATCGGGTGCGTGCTGGGCGGATTGGTACCCGGCTCGCCCTACGCGGTCTTCCCCCTGGTGGCTTCGCTCCACCGGGCCGGGGCAGGTCTGGGCGCGGTGGTAGGATTTGTCTCTGCCTGGGCCTTGTGGTCAGTGTCGCGTCTGCCCACGGAGATAGCGCTGATCGGCCCGAAGCCGGCCCTGGTGCGCTACGTCATCACCTTTGTGGTGCCACCTATCGCTGGGCTGGTGGCGAATGCCGCCAGCCGGTTGGTGTGA
- a CDS encoding zinc ribbon domain-containing protein: MSDSPRIIVERCPQCGAGLPPGGEQVICAYCGSRLIRYRPEKPGTPTPGQEPFVQGLRLKTFSCVDTQGIGIEAFRMLIPSGWEFSGGVHWLMNNPGMPAVVAFQVRNPGGEEVFEVFPNLSFYWTNNPMVLMMFPVGSLYYGNEVRPPAGVQQVLREIVVPRFRGQMPGLQIVHEESLPDLAQQLRAASPVAPDSMTTAEGAKVRLRYQQGGKVIEEELFGVVEITRVVMPVMMGAVEHIYWMADYLFSCRALADRLDDLSDLFRAIAHSFRLNPQWYSRYTQVSQYLIQNQIQQIQHIGQLSRIISQTSSQISDMMMDSYYQRQQVYDRISSGFSQAIRGVDEYHDPYKEYGVELPGGYRHAWANSLGEYILTDDPNFNPNIGSNLTWQEMERH, encoded by the coding sequence ATGTCTGACTCACCCCGGATTATCGTGGAGCGTTGTCCTCAGTGTGGGGCCGGTTTGCCACCGGGCGGCGAGCAGGTGATCTGCGCCTATTGCGGCTCGCGGCTGATCCGCTATCGGCCAGAGAAGCCTGGTACCCCGACGCCAGGACAGGAACCCTTCGTCCAGGGGTTGCGCCTGAAAACGTTCTCCTGCGTGGACACCCAGGGCATCGGCATCGAGGCCTTTCGTATGCTCATCCCCAGCGGCTGGGAGTTCAGTGGCGGCGTGCACTGGCTGATGAACAACCCCGGGATGCCGGCTGTGGTCGCCTTCCAGGTTCGCAACCCCGGTGGCGAAGAGGTTTTCGAGGTCTTCCCCAATCTTTCCTTTTACTGGACCAATAACCCCATGGTGCTCATGATGTTCCCGGTGGGCAGTCTTTACTATGGCAACGAGGTGCGACCTCCCGCCGGAGTGCAACAAGTCCTGCGCGAGATCGTCGTCCCGCGCTTCAGGGGGCAGATGCCCGGGCTGCAGATCGTCCACGAGGAAAGCCTGCCCGACTTAGCCCAACAGTTGCGGGCGGCCAGCCCTGTGGCCCCAGATAGTATGACCACCGCCGAGGGGGCGAAAGTCCGCCTCCGCTACCAACAAGGCGGCAAAGTTATCGAAGAGGAACTCTTCGGAGTGGTGGAGATCACCCGTGTTGTCATGCCGGTGATGATGGGAGCGGTGGAGCACATCTATTGGATGGCCGATTACCTCTTCTCCTGCCGCGCCCTGGCCGACCGATTGGATGACCTCTCGGACCTCTTCCGGGCCATCGCACACTCCTTCCGGCTCAACCCGCAGTGGTACAGCCGCTACACACAGGTCAGCCAATACCTCATCCAGAACCAGATCCAGCAGATCCAGCACATCGGGCAACTCAGCCGCATCATCAGCCAGACCTCCAGCCAAATCAGCGATATGATGATGGACTCCTACTACCAGCGGCAACAGGTGTACGACCGGATTTCCAGTGGCTTCAGCCAAGCGATCCGGGGCGTGGACGAGTATCACGATCCATACAAAGAATACGGGGTGGAGTTGCCGGGTGGCTATCGCCATGCTTGGGCCAATAGCCTGGGCGAGTACATCCTGACCGACGACCCGAACTTCAACCCGAATATCGGCTCTAACCTGACCTGGCAGGAGATGGAGCGGCACTAA
- a CDS encoding dihydrodipicolinate synthase family protein: protein MKGLSLSGVYAPIPTPFDNDGAVAHDKLAENIAKWMETPLAGLVVLGSNGEYVYLSDEEKVEVLKTARQAIPKDRLFIAGTGCESTRCTLELTERAAAIGADAAMVITPSYYTKADPAAMQRHFLQLAEHSPLPILLYNMPSRTGVDLSAETVLKLAQHPNIIGIKDSGGNVVKLGDIIRAAPPHFSVLAGSACFLYPALILGAVGGVAALANIAAEQCYRLYQCAREGRHDEARQLQLKMIPANTAATARFGVPGLKLALDWLGYYGGPPRSPLGPLDEAQQAALRATLVEGGILPA, encoded by the coding sequence ATGAAAGGGTTATCGCTATCGGGAGTATACGCTCCCATCCCCACCCCTTTCGACAACGACGGGGCCGTCGCACACGACAAATTGGCCGAGAACATCGCCAAATGGATGGAAACACCCCTCGCGGGGCTCGTGGTCCTGGGCAGCAACGGTGAATACGTCTACCTGAGCGATGAGGAAAAGGTAGAGGTGCTGAAAACTGCCCGCCAGGCTATCCCCAAAGATAGACTGTTCATCGCCGGCACAGGCTGTGAGTCCACCCGGTGCACTTTGGAACTGACGGAGCGCGCCGCGGCGATCGGGGCCGATGCGGCCATGGTCATCACCCCGAGTTATTACACCAAGGCGGACCCTGCGGCGATGCAGCGGCACTTCCTGCAGTTGGCCGAGCACTCCCCGTTGCCCATCCTCCTGTACAATATGCCGTCCCGCACGGGCGTTGACCTCTCGGCGGAAACCGTGTTGAAACTGGCACAGCATCCCAACATCATCGGCATTAAGGACAGCGGGGGGAACGTGGTCAAGTTAGGGGACATTATCCGGGCTGCTCCCCCACACTTCAGTGTCTTGGCCGGCTCAGCCTGTTTTCTCTACCCGGCTCTGATTCTGGGCGCGGTGGGCGGGGTTGCGGCCCTCGCCAACATCGCTGCGGAACAGTGCTATCGCCTGTACCAGTGCGCTCGAGAGGGACGGCACGATGAAGCACGACAGTTGCAGTTGAAGATGATCCCTGCCAACACTGCCGCAACTGCCCGCTTTGGCGTCCCAGGCCTGAAATTAGCCCTGGATTGGCTGGGCTACTACGGTGGGCCACCGCGCTCGCCCCTTGGACCGCTCGACGAGGCTCAACAAGCCGCGTTGCGCGCCACCTTGGTCGAAGGGGGGATTTTGCCAGCCTGA
- a CDS encoding FAD-binding protein: protein MYKKVDAGIVEALRQIVGESNVLVRAEDMEPYTHDQVVGLRADPEVVVRVTSAQQISDIFRLAQQERVPVTPRGAGWGLSGGAVPMCGGIVLSLEKMNRILEIDKENLMVTVEPGVITGDIHRAVEAEGLFYPPDPASLDSCTIGGNIAECAGGPRAVKYGVTRHYVCGLEAVLPSGDIITCGGKLVKNVTGYDLVQLLIGSEGTLAVVTKIILRLIPLPKVQVDLLVPYDDFQAAANTVSAIIAHRIVPTTIEFMERDSILAVERLLQQEVPYDDAEAHLLIQLDGNRREAVDADFEEVGDLCLEHGARDVMVARDRLTRDRLWHARRMIIEALKHESPINHMEDVVVPRSEIPPLLKGIKDISRKHGVRIINFGHAGDGNVHVNVLKDDLADEQWEVVVPAVAEEIYRLTLSLGGMITGEHGVGATRRRYLPLALDEAQIEVMRRIRAAFDPHQILNPAKIFP, encoded by the coding sequence ATGTATAAGAAAGTCGACGCTGGCATTGTCGAGGCGCTGCGCCAGATCGTGGGCGAGAGCAATGTCCTGGTGCGCGCCGAGGACATGGAGCCCTACACCCACGACCAGGTGGTGGGTTTGCGCGCCGATCCAGAGGTGGTGGTCAGGGTCACCAGCGCCCAGCAGATCTCCGATATCTTCCGGCTGGCCCAGCAAGAGCGGGTGCCGGTTACCCCGAGGGGAGCGGGGTGGGGGCTGAGCGGCGGGGCGGTGCCGATGTGTGGCGGGATCGTCCTGTCGCTGGAGAAGATGAACCGCATCCTGGAGATCGACAAGGAAAACCTGATGGTCACCGTCGAACCGGGGGTCATCACCGGCGACATCCACCGCGCGGTGGAGGCAGAGGGACTGTTCTACCCGCCAGACCCAGCCAGCCTCGATTCGTGCACCATCGGGGGGAACATCGCCGAGTGCGCCGGCGGTCCGAGAGCAGTCAAGTACGGCGTGACCAGGCACTACGTGTGCGGTCTGGAGGCAGTGCTGCCCTCGGGCGATATCATCACTTGCGGCGGGAAACTGGTCAAGAACGTTACCGGCTATGACCTGGTGCAACTCTTGATCGGCTCAGAGGGTACCCTGGCAGTGGTAACCAAAATCATCCTGCGCCTGATCCCCTTGCCCAAAGTGCAGGTGGACCTACTGGTGCCGTATGACGATTTCCAGGCGGCGGCCAACACCGTCTCCGCCATCATCGCCCATCGTATCGTGCCCACCACCATCGAGTTTATGGAGCGAGACAGCATTCTGGCCGTAGAGCGCCTCCTGCAGCAGGAAGTGCCATACGACGACGCGGAGGCTCATTTGCTCATCCAACTCGACGGCAACCGCCGGGAGGCGGTGGATGCGGATTTCGAGGAGGTAGGCGACTTGTGCCTGGAACACGGGGCGCGCGACGTGATGGTGGCCAGGGATCGGCTCACCCGCGATCGGCTGTGGCACGCCCGGCGCATGATCATCGAGGCCCTCAAGCATGAGAGCCCCATCAATCACATGGAGGACGTGGTGGTGCCACGGTCCGAGATACCGCCTTTGCTGAAGGGGATCAAGGACATCTCCAGGAAGCACGGGGTACGCATCATTAACTTCGGCCACGCCGGCGACGGCAACGTGCACGTCAACGTCCTCAAAGACGACCTCGCTGATGAGCAATGGGAGGTGGTGGTGCCAGCCGTCGCCGAGGAGATATACCGGCTCACCCTGTCATTGGGGGGAATGATCACGGGCGAGCATGGGGTCGGCGCCACCCGCCGTCGGTATCTCCCCTTGGCGCTGGACGAGGCTCAGATCGAGGTGATGCGCCGCATCCGGGCCGCCTTCGACCCCCATCAGATCCTGAACCCGGCGAAGATCTTCCCGTAA
- a CDS encoding DUF86 domain-containing protein, which yields MIDREIIERKLGVIEDNLALLTRLSSLEDAEFDSDFRNLYTAVHLLQMCVEAMLDCVDHVISRLRLGTPSDGREALLVMASQGLMPASHVETYLAMNAFRNRVVHLYNDVSPEEVKHILRMELDDFRMFIADMRTVVALHNES from the coding sequence GTGATTGACCGAGAGATCATCGAACGAAAATTAGGGGTCATTGAGGACAATCTTGCCCTTCTAACGCGCCTTAGTAGTCTGGAGGACGCCGAGTTTGACAGCGACTTTCGTAATCTGTACACAGCCGTGCACTTGCTGCAAATGTGCGTTGAGGCTATGCTGGACTGCGTGGATCACGTCATTTCTCGCCTGCGACTAGGCACGCCCAGCGATGGACGCGAGGCATTGTTGGTGATGGCCAGCCAAGGTCTGATGCCGGCGAGTCATGTGGAAACCTATCTGGCCATGAATGCTTTCCGCAATCGGGTTGTGCACTTATACAATGATGTCAGCCCCGAGGAAGTGAAGCACATCTTGCGCATGGAATTGGACGACTTCCGGATGTTTATCGCTGATATGCGCACAGTTGTTGCTCTACATAATGAGTCTTGA
- a CDS encoding 4Fe-4S binding protein translates to MGEKDLYEELIRFYEFQLGQLPNRQEFKEALQATLTEEDLRVFFLLPFFGMIPIEKLEQKAAKIGIPRERLHEIVQRLIPEGIIDSYVSPSGRLCGRAPVIALLEFQVRLKEDSPMRAVCVKVMNAFIEGAVDVIPTRTPYYRVLPVEATLTGETERVEIPIHEVVPDPRQVLPIDVISEMIKKEPIIAVADCYCRSTKKLLGEGCGHPLETCFYFNELAMIKLESGYGRRVDYDEAMRILRDCEVQGLVHNVSNCEGKIQTLCNCCACSCAVMKAIVRGQKNVGAPSRFVVAFDESSCTLCGECVEACQLHNFSTMDHRLVVKTENCIGCGQCVSRCPQGALRMVLRKRPPKIYRDNDALFRRINMEAMVGLVLRKLQGK, encoded by the coding sequence ATGGGCGAAAAGGATCTTTACGAGGAACTCATCCGTTTCTACGAGTTTCAGTTGGGCCAATTGCCCAATCGCCAGGAGTTCAAAGAGGCGCTGCAAGCCACTCTCACCGAAGAGGACTTGCGCGTCTTCTTTTTGCTCCCCTTTTTCGGGATGATCCCCATCGAAAAACTCGAGCAGAAGGCAGCCAAAATCGGGATCCCGCGGGAAAGGTTGCACGAGATAGTGCAGCGCCTCATCCCCGAAGGCATCATTGACTCCTATGTTTCGCCCTCGGGTCGCCTGTGCGGGCGCGCACCGGTCATCGCCCTGTTGGAATTCCAGGTGCGCCTCAAGGAGGATTCGCCGATGCGCGCCGTGTGCGTGAAAGTGATGAACGCTTTCATCGAAGGGGCGGTGGACGTCATCCCCACCCGCACGCCCTACTACCGGGTGCTGCCTGTGGAAGCGACCCTCACCGGCGAAACCGAGCGCGTGGAGATCCCCATCCACGAGGTCGTGCCGGACCCCCGCCAGGTGCTGCCCATTGACGTCATCTCCGAGATGATCAAGAAGGAGCCGATCATCGCCGTTGCCGACTGTTACTGCCGTTCAACGAAGAAATTGCTGGGTGAGGGTTGTGGGCATCCTCTCGAGACCTGCTTCTACTTCAACGAACTGGCGATGATCAAACTCGAATCGGGCTATGGTCGCCGCGTGGACTACGACGAGGCGATGCGCATCCTGCGCGACTGCGAGGTACAGGGCCTGGTGCACAATGTGAGCAACTGTGAGGGCAAGATCCAGACCCTGTGCAACTGTTGCGCCTGCTCTTGTGCGGTGATGAAGGCCATCGTGCGCGGACAGAAGAACGTTGGCGCGCCGTCGCGCTTTGTGGTGGCCTTCGATGAGTCCAGTTGCACGTTGTGTGGCGAATGCGTAGAGGCCTGCCAGTTACACAATTTCTCCACTATGGACCACCGCCTTGTGGTCAAGACTGAAAATTGCATCGGGTGCGGCCAGTGTGTCTCCAGATGTCCGCAGGGAGCGTTGCGCATGGTGCTCCGCAAGCGACCCCCCAAGATCTATCGCGATAACGATGCTCTCTTCCGCAGGATCAACATGGAGGCTATGGTCGGGCTGGTACTCCGTAAGTTACAGGGCAAATAA